One Phaseolus vulgaris cultivar G19833 chromosome 2, P. vulgaris v2.0, whole genome shotgun sequence DNA window includes the following coding sequences:
- the LOC137809176 gene encoding uncharacterized protein, which produces MCYMCHRRWLDSKHKWRKDKKCFDGNQELRGIPTPLTGSNILDILDDRKNVFGNAQKKKRKKHDPWTKKSIFFNLPYWEINLFHHNLDVMHIEKNICKNVIRTLLNIERKPKEHLRTRLDLVEMGIRKDLHPINIGPNKVFLPHARFSLSVKEKDIFCRVLKGVKVPESYGSNVSRCVNLEQQNFLGLKSHDFHILMQDLLKVAIRKVLPKEVARVLMKLSSFFKILCSKVIIIEEFDSLDAEIALILCELERIFPPSFFVIMVHLSIHLAYEAKIVGPVHYRWMYPIERLKVYVRNRNYPEGSIVEGYLADECLTFCSRYLNDNVQTKFNKLPRNVDGPIGNGVMTSLEPLEWEQAHHYVLFNCELIKSFVTEHEEFLSSNACEDSTRNWNTTKYQYLTFHTWFENHVKNVVVSEEVKWLAKGPNSVARRFLAYVINGYKFIIEGCERQTQNFGVMVTSSTVRFKNKEDENPEVENVTYYGVLKDIIELDYYGHSKFVLFRCDWFESKQDHFGLTLVNFGKLIYKSDPFVFATQVKQVYYTEDPTDNWHVVTKTTPRDLFDVHGDLENDDMENYLGDKLESPFFHQPMIDEDEGEHVSWFRDDVPGTTVDTSIMDNH; this is translated from the exons ATGTGTTATATGTGTCATCGAAGATGGTTAGACTCAAAACATAAGTGGCGAAAAGATAAGAAGTGTTTTGATGGTAACCAAGAATTGAGAGGAATACCTACTCCATTAACAGGGTCTAACATATTGGATATATTAGATGATAGAAAAAATGTATTTGGAAATGctcagaaaaagaaaagaaagaaacatgATCCATGGACCAAAAAGAGTATATTCTTTAACTTGCCATATTGGGAGATTAATTTGTTTCATCACAATCTTGATGTCATGCATATTGAAAAgaatatatgtaaaaatgtaATAAGAACATTATTGAATATAGAGAGGAAACCAAAGGAGCATCTGAGAACCCGCCTTGACTTGGTAGAGATGGGTATAAGGAAAGACCTTCATCCTATAAATATAGGACCAAACAAGGTATTCCTTCCACATGCAAGATTTTCACTTTCGGTAAAAGAAAAAGACATCTTTTGTCGTGTTCTAAAAGGAGTGAAAGTTCCAGAAAGTTATGGTTCCAATGTTTCTAGATGTGTTAAtcttgaacaacaaaattttcttGGACTAAAAAGTCATGATTTCCATATATTGATGCAAGATTTGCTAAAAGTAGCAATTCGAAAAGTGTTGCCAAAAGAAGTTGCAAGAGTTTTAATGAAGTTAAGTTCTTTCTTCAAAATTTTATGCTCTAAAGTCATCATAATTGAGGAGTTTGATTCATTGGATGCAGAAATTGCCTTAATTCTATGTGAATTGGAGAGgatttttcctccatctttttttgtcATAATGGTTCATCTATCCATACATTTAGCGTATGAGGCTAAAATTGTTGGGCCTGTACATTACCGTTGGATGTATCCAATTGAAAG GTTAAAGGTTTACGTGCGTAATAGAAATTATCCAGAAGGTTCAATTGTAGAAGGGTATTTGGCGGATGAGTGTTTGACATTTTGCTCAAGATATTTGAATGATAATGTCCAAACAAAGTTCAACAAGTTGCCAAGGAATGTAGATGGTCCAATAGGGAATGGAGTGATGACTAGTTTGGAACCTCTTGAGTGGGAACAAGCTCACCATTATGTGTTGTTTAATTGTGAGCTCATCAAGTCATTTGTCAC AGAACATGAGGAATTTCTTTCTAGTAATGCTTGTGAAGATTCAACAAGAAATTGGAATACGACGAAATATCAATATCTTACATTTCACACATGGTTTGAAAATCATGTTAAAAATGTTGTTGTTAGTGAAGAGGTTAAATGGTTGGCTAAAGGGCCTAATAGTGTTGCTAGAAGATTTTTAGCTTATGTGATAAATGGGTACAAGTTTATTATTGAGGGTTGTGAGAGGCAGACACAAAACTTTGGAGTAATGGTTACTTCGTCTACTGTTaggtttaaaaataaagaagatgaAAATCCTGAAGTAGAAAATGTTACCTACTATGGAGTTTTGAAAGATATAATAGAGTTAGATTATTATGGACACTCTAAGTTTGTGTTGTTTAGATGTGATTGGTTTGAGAGTAAGCAAGATCATTTTGGGTTAACACTAGTAAATTTTGGAAAGTTGATTTACAAAAGTGACCCTTTTGTATTTGCAACTCAAGTAAAGCAAGTATATTACACAGAAGATCCAACTGATAATTGGCACGTTGTCACTAAAACCACCCCTAGAGATTTGTTTGATGTACATGGAGATTTAGAGAATGATGATATGGAAAACTACCTGGGAGATAAATTAGAAAGTCCTTTTTTTCATCAACCTATGATTGATGAAGATGAAGGTGAGCATGTTAGTTGGTTTAGGGATGATGTACCTGGAACAACAGTTGATACAAGTATAATGGATAATCATTGA